A window of Rosa rugosa chromosome 7, drRosRugo1.1, whole genome shotgun sequence genomic DNA:
atgtaactgcttaagtcactggccaagtaaaaagaaaactgaatgtcattggccaagtcactaggcaagttactgtaaaactcaagtaactgaccaagtcactgataatgtagctgaccatgtaacttacaatgtatgtaactgaccatgtaactgaacatgtaactaagcatgtagctgaatatgtaactggacaaaaaacattaaaactataagtcaatagagaagtcacagccaaaatgatatttctatttcagtttgcagcgtgccgctgcaccgcaaagGCAGTGTTCCGCTGCCAATTACCAAATCTATATGCAGTGATCCAACTACAAGTCATTAAACAAGTCACTGCCAAGAtaactaaaaactaatgtcaCAGGACAAGTCAATGTAAACTAATGCCAAAATGGTTATGTCACTGTACAAGTAACTATTAAAAACCTGTAGACACAAAGAATACTGATGgatttataaaagaagaaagcagatacactgtctcatagtcaaaaaaaaaattccaatgagtaagcaccttacaagcacttcttatcatttattgaaaaaaatgaaaaatcaaaacaaaatttcaaactgtattggagtcacttgctatgtcacttgccatgtcactgttaaaggCATGTAGCCAGAATTGAACCTATATCGGAGCTGTACAACTCTTTCTGTTGTGACCATCACATTTTCCACACCTACCACACTTGATCACCCTGGTTTTCTCGCTCCTTTttctgaacctcttctttctagGCCTTCCCGGTGGTCTTCTAGTCAAAGGCGGCTGCAATATCACCGCATCTCTACCAAAATCATGCACTTGCTTCGAAATAGAGGGAAGAGGATTAATTGGGAAAGAATAAGTTTCTCGATATTTCTCCACCTTGTACAGCTCATTGACATACAAATACGGGGAAGAACCATGTTGTTGGATCACTACAAGGGCATGGGAACATGGGAAGCCATACAGCTGCCATTCTCCACACGAACAAAAGCGAGTTTCCAAATTTACCATGCTATTGTACTTCTGGCAGTGAACTTCATACACATAGGTATCAGACCTGCTCACTCTCCAATGCCTTCCGACTTCCAAATTCTCCTTCAGCTTCTTTTCAATCACCGGGCACAACTCAGAGAACCATTCCTCAGCATCCTGCTTCCGAGCAGCAATTGAAGCCATGGACTTCACTCTAATGCCATCATTAATATCAAGAATAGGAAGACTCTTCAAAGGCAACacccaattattgaaagactcagccaagttatttgtcatttcaccaaatctttcgccgttaaagtaagccatacaccagttctccttgggaagatcctccagaaattgagcaactatgtcgccgccttcactcctcaagatttccatgttgaactcatacatctccggtgttcgagaataagcacaacacataaacaagtaaggaatccgatccttgaggtaagaaccagctggaaatttgtcagaaaggttagccatcaggtgtctaaaacaaaacccatgtgGATTATTGGGAAACACTCTAGGGAAAGCACTAACAAGCCCAACATGACGATCAGAAATAAACGTCACCCTCCTCATAGGGTGTTTTGCAAACTCTTCAgccaaaacctcaagaaaaaatctccaattactctcattttcagaatccacaatagcataagcaactggatacaagcctgaacagaaaaacaaaataatgtcactgtcatgtaactgttaatgtcactgaccatgtcgctgacataactgcaaattacttgacagtgacatggccagcgacatgtcattcaaatcacataacatttaggtcattggacatgtaactgtcaatgaacatgtaactgaccatgtcattaactatgtaactaaccatgtcacttacattacaaaaaaaaaacagaacatggcaggaaatagaaaacaagaaaaataaaaaactacaaataatgaaggagattcaaccttgattggcatcctttgccgatgcagcaataatctgccccttgtacttgttggtaatgaatgtagcatcaatgaaaagaataggtctacaagattgaaaacccttcatccatgcaccataggtcacaaacatacgctgaaacctgtgtgtttctcgatgaaactcaaccactatcctagagtcggggtttgacttcataacagactcactgaaccaaagtagctgagcataagactcagcttcatcaccatgtagggctgtttttgccaactccgtaccataccaaactgtacgataagcaacatccaaaccataatcactcttgatctcatcagctata
This region includes:
- the LOC133723005 gene encoding uncharacterized protein LOC133723005 isoform X1 yields the protein MDSDLFYSCAVVMDTSYVVKFIYSGEAATVPLLHNWSFVDLCNSIRSRFPDLIQGNFMLRAEAPKSYMTKGWESYIHSEGQKFEGGVVEFRDKLRKYAIEIGFSYEFVRNDKVRVIAQCSKKHSQGCNWLVKAHLCRANGFFMIKRLVNVHTCHGVIRLQKSKMMGSKVVKSIVLDKIRANPNKKPIDIADEIKSDYGLDVAYRTVWYGTELAKTALHGDEAESYAQLLWFSESVMKSNPDSRIVVEFHRETHRFQRMFVTYGAWMKGFQSCRPILFIDATFITNKYKGQIIAASAKDANQGLYPVAYAIVDSENESNWRFFLEVLAEEFAKHPMRRVTFISDRHVGLVSAFPRVFPNNPHGFCFRHLMANLSDKFPAGSYLKDRIPYLFMCCAYSRTPEMYEFNMEILRSEGGDIVAQFLEDLPKENWCMAYFNGERFGEMTNNLAESFNNWVLPLKSLPILDINDGIRVKSMASIAARKQDAEEWFSELCPVIEKKLKENLEVGRHWRVSRSDTYVYEVHCQKYNSMVNLETRFCSCGEWQLYGFPCSHALVVIQQHGSSPYLYVNELYKVEKYRETYSFPINPLPSISKQVHDFGRDAVILQPPLTRRPPGRPRKKRFRKRSEKTRVIKCGRCGKCDGHNRKSCTAPI
- the LOC133723005 gene encoding uncharacterized protein LOC133723005 isoform X2 → MDTSYVVKFIYSGEAATVPLLHNWSFVDLCNSIRSRFPDLIQGNFMLRAEAPKSYMTKGWESYIHSEGQKFEGGVVEFRDKLRKYAIEIGFSYEFVRNDKVRVIAQCSKKHSQGCNWLVKAHLCRANGFFMIKRLVNVHTCHGVIRLQKSKMMGSKVVKSIVLDKIRANPNKKPIDIADEIKSDYGLDVAYRTVWYGTELAKTALHGDEAESYAQLLWFSESVMKSNPDSRIVVEFHRETHRFQRMFVTYGAWMKGFQSCRPILFIDATFITNKYKGQIIAASAKDANQGLYPVAYAIVDSENESNWRFFLEVLAEEFAKHPMRRVTFISDRHVGLVSAFPRVFPNNPHGFCFRHLMANLSDKFPAGSYLKDRIPYLFMCCAYSRTPEMYEFNMEILRSEGGDIVAQFLEDLPKENWCMAYFNGERFGEMTNNLAESFNNWVLPLKSLPILDINDGIRVKSMASIAARKQDAEEWFSELCPVIEKKLKENLEVGRHWRVSRSDTYVYEVHCQKYNSMVNLETRFCSCGEWQLYGFPCSHALVVIQQHGSSPYLYVNELYKVEKYRETYSFPINPLPSISKQVHDFGRDAVILQPPLTRRPPGRPRKKRFRKRSEKTRVIKCGRCGKCDGHNRKSCTAPI
- the LOC133723005 gene encoding uncharacterized protein LOC133723005 isoform X3, giving the protein MQFHTLSFSGFDSRQFHVEKSKMMGSKVVKSIVLDKIRANPNKKPIDIADEIKSDYGLDVAYRTVWYGTELAKTALHGDEAESYAQLLWFSESVMKSNPDSRIVVEFHRETHRFQRMFVTYGAWMKGFQSCRPILFIDATFITNKYKGQIIAASAKDANQGLYPVAYAIVDSENESNWRFFLEVLAEEFAKHPMRRVTFISDRHVGLVSAFPRVFPNNPHGFCFRHLMANLSDKFPAGSYLKDRIPYLFMCCAYSRTPEMYEFNMEILRSEGGDIVAQFLEDLPKENWCMAYFNGERFGEMTNNLAESFNNWVLPLKSLPILDINDGIRVKSMASIAARKQDAEEWFSELCPVIEKKLKENLEVGRHWRVSRSDTYVYEVHCQKYNSMVNLETRFCSCGEWQLYGFPCSHALVVIQQHGSSPYLYVNELYKVEKYRETYSFPINPLPSISKQVHDFGRDAVILQPPLTRRPPGRPRKKRFRKRSEKTRVIKCGRCGKCDGHNRKSCTAPI